One window from the genome of Cherax quadricarinatus isolate ZL_2023a unplaced genomic scaffold, ASM3850222v1 Contig3245, whole genome shotgun sequence encodes:
- the LOC128700933 gene encoding zinc finger protein 84-like has translation MGKKTVQCSMCLKEFSEKYNLVIHMRTHTGENPYQCSECLKNFSGKSILVRHMRTHTGEKPYQCSECLKNFSLKLSLVSHMRTHTGEKPFQCSECLKNFSGKSNLVRHMRTHTGEKPYQCSKCLKNFSGKSNLVLHMRTHTGEKPYQCSECLKDFSSNSQLVKHMKTHTGKRPYQCSNCMKYFSERLHLESHMRTHTGEKPYHCSECLKDFSQKSSLVCHMRTHTGEKPYQCSECLNHFSLKSSLVTHMRTHTGEKPYQCSECLKDFSRKSQLVSHMRTHTGEKPYHCSECRKDFSRKSQLVSHMRTHTGEKPYHCSECQKDFSRNSHLVRHMKTHTGKRPYQCSKCLRDFSIRLHLESHLRSHNREKVLPEVVSCVMR, from the coding sequence ATGGGCAAAAAAACAGTTCAGTGTTCAATGTGTCTGAAAGAGTTttctgaaaaatataatttagtcattcacatgagaactcatactggagagaatccatatcaatgttcagaatgTCTAAAAAACTTTTCTGGAAAATCAATCTTAGTACgtcacatgagaactcatactggagagaagccatatcagtgttcagaatgccTGAAAAACTTTTCTCTAAAATTAAGTTTAGTAagtcacatgagaactcatactggagagaagccatttcagtgttcagaatgtctgaaaaaCTTTTCTGGGAAATCAAACttagtaagacacatgagaactcatactggagagaagccatatcagtgttcaaaATGTCTGAAAAACTTCTCTGGAAAATCAAACTTAGTACttcacatgagaactcatactggagagaagccatatcagtgttcagaatgtttaaAAGACTTTTCTAGTAATTCACAGTtagtaaaacacatgaaaactcaTACTGGGAAGAGGCCATATCAGTGTTCAAACTGTATGAAATACTTTTCTGAAAGATTACATTTAGAAagtcacatgagaactcatactggagagaagccatatcactgttcagaatgtctgaaagactTTTCTCAAAAATCAAGCTTAGTATgtcacatgagaactcatactggagagaagccatatcagtgttcagaatgtctgaatcACTTTTCTCTAAAATCAAGTTTAGTAActcacatgagaactcatactggagagaagccatatcagtgttcagaatgtctgaaagatTTTTCTAGAAAATCACAGTTAGTAAGTCACATGAGAACTCACACGGGAGAGAAGCCATATCACTGTTCAGAATGTCGGAAAGATTTTTCTAGAAAATCACAGTTAGTAagtcacatgagaactcatactggagagaagccatatcacTGTTCAGAATGTCAGAAAGATTTTTCTAGAAATTCACATTTAGTAAGACATATGAAAACTCACACTGGGAAGagaccatatcagtgttcaaaaTGTCTGAGAGACTTTTCTATAAGATTACATTTAGAAAGCCACTTGAGAAGTCATAATAGAGAGAAAGTTTTGCCAGAGGTGGTGTCATGTGTCATGCGCTAA